From Pseudobythopirellula maris:
CGGCGACTCGCTGGTGATGCCCAATCTCGGCATCCGCTTGCACCTGGACGGCTTCGACCTGATGAGCAACACGTCGCTTGTGAGTTCGGGCGGCAAGCAGAGCCTGGAGGGTTGGGCGAAGCTGGGCAAAGCGATGCGTCGCTCGCTCCGGTCGATCGAAACCACCCCCAATCCGCGCTCGGGCGGCTTCCTGCTGGCCGCCGCTTTGCTGATGTTCCTCTCGGTGTGGGGGCTGGCGGGCGACCCACAGCAGGTGGCTGTGGCGCTCGACCAGCTGTTTGGTTTTTGAGCAACCAGGCCCCAAAAGCGTCTCGCTCGCCCTGAAAAAACGCCTTTTATGCATGCGTCACCGCGCAACCACTTGCCCGCATAAAGGTTACGCCCGTTCAATCCCGTCGTGATTCGGGCCCGCGGATCCCGCATATCCCCCGCTCCCGGATTTGCTGAAACACTTCGTCGGATGAGCCGTAATAGCTTTACGCTGCGGGGGTTCCGCCGCGGACAAGGGCGATCTAAACTCTGTAGCTTGCCTCGATGACCGGATGAGCCGCCCGCCCTTCACGGCGTGGCCCTTCGATCGCAAGACGCCCGACTCGATGCGTCTCCCACCGCCGACGCTCTCCCTCGAAGCTTTAATACGACGACCCCCCTATGCCCGATCGGGATGCCGCTGTGTCGACGGATTCGCTTTCCTACTTGTCGCAAGACCACGCCACGCGCGACAGCGCTACGGGCTTCTCGACCGAAGGTCTCGGCGCCGCGCAAACGCTGGTCGACGTGCTCCGCGAGCGCGCCGCCAACGAGCCTAACCACATGGCGCTCGAGTTCCTGGGTGACGGGCACTCGGCCGGCGAAGACGACCAGGCCTTCACCTACGGTCAACTCGACCGCCGCGCCCGGGCGATCGCCGCCAAGCTGCGGCTCGAGCTCGAGCCGGGCGACCGGGCGATGCTTGTTTACCCGGCGGGCCTCGACTTCGTCTCGGCCTTCGTCGGCTGCCTGTACGCCGGCGTCGTGGCCGTGCCCGCCACGCACCCCAAGCCGCGGCGCCCGATGCCGCGCATGAGCCGCATCGCCGAAGACAGCGGCGCGCCGGTCGTCCTGACCACCAGCCGCACCTTCGAGGCGATCGACTTCGACCAGCAAGACGAGGCGGTCCGCGCCCTGCACTGGATCGAGACCGACTCGCTCGGCGTCGCCAGCGACGAGCCGCTCGCCTCGACGCACGAAGACTTCAGCCCCACGTTCGACGACCTCGCCTTCCTGCAATACACCTCCGGCTCGACCAGCGAGCCGAAGGGCGTGATGGTCTCGCACGGCAACCTGGCCGCCAACCTGTGGGCCATCCGCCGCTCGTTCGGCATCGACGAGGCGCTGGCCGACGGCGCCGAGCCGAACGCCGTGTTCTGGCTGCCGGCCTACCACGACATGGGCCTGATCGGCGGCGTGCTCACCCCGCTGTTCGTCGGCGGCACGAGCGTGCTGATGTCGCCCGCCGCGTTCCTGCAGCGCCCCGTCCGCTGGCTGCGGGCGATCCAGAAGTACCGCGCCACGATCAGCGGCGCCCCCAACTTCGCTTACGAGTACTGCGTCCGGCGCATCTCGGCAGACGACCGCGCCGGCCTCGACCTCGGCACGCTGCGGCTCTCGTTCTGCGGCGCCGAGCCGGTGCGGGCCGACACGCTCCGCGACTTCGCCGACGCGTTCGAGCCGTACGGCTTCAACCCGCGCGTATTCTACCCCTGCTACGGCCTGGCCGAGGCGACCCTGCTGGCCGCCGGCGGCGAGCACGACCAGAACCCCACCCTGCTGTCGGTCGACCGCCAGGCGTTAGGTGAGAACCGCGTCGTCGCGCCCCGCTCCGAGGCCTCGCAAGAACTCGTCGGCTGCGGCTCGGCCCCGAGGCACCACCGGCTGCTGATCGTCGACCCGAAGACGCTCCGCGCGTTGCCCGAGGGCGTGGTTGGCGAGATCCTCGTGCAAGGCCCGTCGGTCGCCCGCGGCTACTGGCGCCGCGAAGAGACCAACGACGCCACCTTCCGCGCGCGGGTGCCGAACGAGCCGGGCGTGTGGCTGCGGACCGGCGACCTCGGCTTCCTGCACGGCGGTCCCTCGAACGACGCCGCCTTGAGCGGGGCCCCCGAGCTGTTCGTCACCGGCCGACTGAAGGACGTGATCATCCTCCGCGGCCGCAACCACTACCCGCAAGACATCGAGCAGACCGCCGAAGACGCGCACCCCGCCGTGCTGCCCGGCGCCGCCTTCCTCGTGGACGAAGAGACCGACCCGCGGCTGGTCGTCGTCTGCCAGGTCGACCGCACCTGCGAGAAGACCGAACACCCCCGCGTCGCCCGCGAGATCCGCTCGGCCGTCGTCGAGCGCCACGGCATCGACCCGTCGGCCGTGGTGCTGATCCGCATGGCCACGCTGCCGATCACCTCGAGCGGCAAGGTGCAACGCAGCTTGTGCCGCGAACGCTACCTGGCGGGCGACCTGCGCGACGTTTACGTGATGAAGATCGAGGCCTCGCGGCCGGCCAAGGCCGACGTGGCCGACATGGCCCGCGCCGACATGGCCCGCACCGCCGTGGCCGGCGCGAGCCAGCTGCCCGACTCGGCCGAGGCGGTCGAAACCTGGCTGATGGCGTGGCTCGTCGAGCGGCTCGACCTGTCCGAGACCGAGGTCTACCGCGACCGCCCGTTCGCCGAGCTGGGCGTCGACTCGGTCGCCGCCGTCGAGCTGAGCGCCGAACTCGAAGAGGCCTTTGGCGTGGAGCTCTCGCCGATCGTCGCCTGGAACCACCCGACGCCCGCCTCGCTGGCCGAGTACCTCGTTTCCGGTCGCCATGCCCAAGAGGCCGACGAGCCGGAGCTGACGCTCGAAGCCGCCAGCACGACCGCCGGCCCCGACGCGGCCGCCACGGGCGACGCCGAACTCGACTCGCTGCTGGCCGAGATGGAGAATCTCAGCCCCGAAGAGGCCGCCAAGCTGCTCTCCGGCGAGGAGTGAACCTCCCGTCTTGCTTTATCCCCCTCCCCGGCAGGGGGAGGGGCTAGGGGAGGGGGCCGAACCCTGGCACACGGGCCGCCTCCCCCCCGTTGCCCTAGGCGCGCGACCCACTCCTCACAGAGGAGGTCCGCCTAGCAACCCGCTATTATTAGTAGGAACGTGTGCAGGGCAGCTGCGAGGGCGCCAAATACCCCCGAACCGAAAGACGGCCCGATGGATGAGATCACAATCATCGAGGCCGATCTCGCCCACGAGGACCACCAGCTCTGGGTCCTCGCCATGGAGGACGCCTACGCCGCCGACCCGCTCGGCAACGGCGGCCCGATCGACCCGGAGGCCCGCGAGCGGCTGCTCGGCGCCCTCGCCGCGCACCCGACGACGATGATCTGGCTGGCGATGCGGGGCGGCACGAACGCCGCCAAGCCGGTCGGCATCGCCGTCTGTTTCCTCGGGTTCTCGACCTTCGCGGCCAAGCCGCTGATCAACGTCCACGACCTGTCGGTCATCGAGGCGTGCCGCGGCCGCGGCGTCGGCCGCCAGCTGCTCGCCGCCGTGGCGGCCAAGGGCCGCGAGTTGGGCTGCTGCCGGCTGACGCTCGAGGTGCTCGAGCACAACCCGGCCCGCCGCCTCTACGAGTCGGCCGGTTTCAAGCAAGCGACCTACGCCGAAGACGCGGGCGGGGCGCTGTTTATGATGAAGCCGCTTTAGGGGTGGCGTAGTGACTTCGTTAGAGCGCACTACTGGTAGCCGTAGCGTCGTTATCGCCTTTGCGACGCCGAATCACACCGCCCACACGCCAAGCATCAGTGCGATTCGCACGAGAGCTGCCCGCCAAGGCCGGGCGCCATGTGCACGCGGTAGCGCGGCATGTTGCGTGCAGGCGCGTTCTCTCTGATTCGCATGGCCACAGCGAGCGTGGCCATGGCGCCCGTCTCGAGCCGCCCCGTGGGTAACCAAGTGGTGCTCCACTTGAAGAGCGGAGGGTGGCGGGGGCGCACCCGTGAGGGAAGCCCCCGGGCCAGCGAGACCCGGTTTGTGGCGCACGGGGGCTTCCGCTGCGCGGTGCGCCCCCGCCACCCCGGCGGCCTGGTGCGAATCGCATGAATGCTTGGCGTGTGGGCGGTGGGCTTCGACGTCGACACGGTGTAAAGCAGCATTAAGACTAGCCGGGCGCCAATGGCGCACGTCTCGAGCCGCCCCGTGGATAACCAAGTAGTGCTCCACTTGAAGAACGTGGGTGGCGGGGGCGCACCCGTGAGGGAAGCCCCCGGGCCAGCCGAACCGAGTCTCCACATCACGGGGGCTTCCGCTGCGCGGTGCGCCCCCGCCACCCCGACGGCCTGGTGCGAATCGCATGAATGCTTGGCGTGTGGGCGGTGGGATTCGATGTCGATACGACGAAAGTAGCGCTACGACTAGTGGTAATGCGTTCTAGAGCCGGGTGCTCGGCGGTTCCTCAAACCGCAGGCCGATCACGCTGCGCCTGACAGCGCAACCGCGCAAGAACATCCTCACAAGAGGATGGTAATCACCCGCCAACCCGAACCTGACGTGCGCTCACGGGCAGTCCGGTTGGCAAGGCAGAATCAACGCAACGTGGATGGCCGTCGGGCGCAGCCTTACCTGCGCACTATCCCCACCACAGCAGCAGGACGCCGATCACCGCGACGGCGATCGTCCACCAACCAACCGCTCGGATGCGACCCGACGTCGAGCCGGCTCGCCAGCCCGCTTCACGTTCGGCGTCGGTGATCCAGTAGCCGCACGCCGGGCAGGACTCGGCTTCGGCGTGAACTTCGACGCCGCATTCGGGGCAGTCGAAGCTGTCGTCGTCGGGTTCGTCCGGCCAGTCGTCGTCGTAGCTCATCATGCACTCCCGTTGGCGGTGGAGGTCGTGAGCCGGGCGCCATGGCGCCCGGCTCAATCGCCAGCGGCCCGCTTAGGCGGGTCGAGCGAGAGGTCGTACTTCTTGTAGTAGCCTTCGATCTCTTCGAACAGCGGGTCCTTGGCGGCCCCAAAGACATAGTCGCCGGGCCGGGCCGTCGGGAGCCGGAGCAGCGGGTGATCGACCTCAGGCGTCTCCAGCCCCTCCTCGCGACGCCGCTTGAGGAGGGCGAAGTACCAGACCGGCACGAGGCTAAAAGGAGTGTGCTTGAAGGGCGCCCACGGCGTCCTGTGCCCGCCGTCATCGAAATTGTTGCAGTGGTAATCCAGGGCGGTGACAAGGGCGTCTCCCAGCCGATCGGGCGCCCGCCAATGATCGACGATCCCCTGGAACGGGCCGAGGTCGCGCCGCTCGAGGTAGTCGGGAAGTTCCCAGGCGGGCCGCATTACCCCTTCGCGGAACATCCGGACGCAAAACGACTCGAAGTGCGCCTCGCCGCAGTCGCTGCCCGACCAGAAATCGACGCCCCCCTCAAGCAACTCGGGCAGTTCAATTATCCGGCGCCAAGCCTCCGACAAATCGCGATGCCACCCGTGTTGGCTCGATTGATACGCGTGGCAGAGGGCCGAGGCGTAGTCGGCTAATACGAAGCGGAGAAGAATCGCAGGATATAAATCGTTTCGTTCGATCGCGGCTAGCCGCGCCGCCACTCCGAATTTAGCGCTCCACATGTGGTGCTGCAAGGCTTGGTCAATGAGCCCCCATCCGCCAGGGGCGCCATCGATCACTCCCACTTCTCCAGTCAGGCCATAACGCTCGGCGATTGTACTACACTTATGGCCGATTACAGCAGATGAACGGGGGTCGACTTTGCTCCCGTACTTCCGCATTCGTCTAACAGCACCATCTACAATTCCGGAAAGGCCGTCCGGATACTTGGTGAGACACTCTTGCGTATGTTTGACTTGGTCGTTTACGAGAGCGTCTACAGGCATGATGTCGTATGTGTTGATTGTTAATCTGACCCGAACGTTGCCCTGAAACTCATCCGGGCGCCATGCCCACGCGGTAGCGTGAGCATGTTGCGTGCAGGTGAGTTTTCTCTGATTCGCATGGCCGCGACAAGCGTGGCCATGGCGCCCGTCTCGAGCCGCCCCGTGGATTACCAAGTGGTGCTCCACTTGTAGAACGGAGGGTGGCGGGGGCGCACCCGCCAGGGAAGCCCCCGGGCCAGCGAGACCCGGTTTGTGGCGCACGGGGGCTTCCGCTGCGCGGTGCGCCCCCGCCACCCCGACGGCCTGGTGCGAATCGCACGGATGCTTGGCGTGGGTGGCGGCCGGGTGGCGGCGGTTCATCAGCGGGTGTGGCGTAGCCACGTTGCCCAGGCGCGATGTCGCGCTTCGCTTGCGTCAGGCCGGTCGTTTCAGTGGCCAAGAATAATCTTGCGCGACTTACGCCGTTTTGGCGTCGCCGTTTTCTCGCCGCAAACCGTGCCCCGCCATGCCGTTAGAACAAAGTCGCGAGTGGCCAAGAATCGCTGCTGCGCGCGCGGCCAAAAGCGATTGTCGAAATTAGGTGAATCGCCCGTTACAAAGATAATTGGGCGCCGCAGGGGGTGCGTTCATCGCCGCGCCGCTGCGTTCTTGCGGACAACGGGCCGCTTTCGAGCCGCCCGCATGCGTTTTTCAGGCGCGACAGGCGCCGCAGCGCTGTGCGAGTTTTTCTGGCGCAAACTCACGGCGCGAAATCGAAACTACTTTTGGCCGCCTCCGGGCGCTGACGCTTGCGGCTCGCCCAAGCCTCCCTGTGCTAGCACCGGCAGAATCTCAGCTTGACCCGTTCTGGCGATCCGGAGCATCATGCTCGCCATCCAACCAAGGAGGTTTGGCGGAGCGGCTGCGCGCTCCGGACAAAACAACCACGCCTATGCACAGGGAGGCGCATGCCATGAAACGCGACATCGATCTCACGCGACAAATCCTGCTCGACATCGAGGGCCAAGGCTCCGACTGCGCCACCGCCGCCCTGCGGCCCGGTGTGGCGGTCGACGCCCAGGAGCGGGTCCGCTACCACCTGCGGCTGCTGATCGACGGCGGCCTGGTCAAGGAAGTCGACCGCACGACGGCCGGCGTGCCGTGTGTGCGGCTCACACACGCCGGGCACGAGTTCCTCGAGCTGGCCCGCGTCGAGTCCCGCTGGGCCGACGCCAAGCGCGTTTGCCTAGACCAGACGGGCGGCCTGAGCCTGACGGTGATCAAGTCGGTGCTGGTGCGCTGGAGCGTCGACGCCACGGCCGTGGAAGACCACCGCACGCCGCGCCGCTGGCGCCGGCCGGCTTACGTGCGGCCCTACTCGACCGGTGTCGAGAGCCGCTACGTCGAGACCTCCCCGTACACGGCGCGGCCTTACGCCACGCGCACCTGGTACGAGCCGGAGACCGTGGTCGACGACGACCTGCGCCTGGTGCGCAGCCGCGAGACGTACCGCACGCCGTACCGCGAGCGCTACCACTGGTCGACCCCCGAGACCAACGGCTACGCCTACCCGACCGAGCTGAACGGCCACGCCGATGACTCGCTGCCGATCTACGTCGTGTGAGCCACGAGCCGCAACAGGACATCCTCCGAGGGGCGTCGGTCGCGAGACCGGCGCCCCTTTTTTAGTTGGCGGGTCGCGAGATCTCGTGGGCGAGCCGCAGGCGTTAGCGCACGGAGCTGTTGGCGCGCCGGTAAGTAGCGCCAGCCGCTCCGTGCGCTGACGCTTACGGCTCGCCACCGCGGCGCGGTAGACTGGCGCGTTATGCAGCTGGCGATCATCCATTACCACCTGAACCGCGGCGGCGTGGCGCAGGTGATCCAGAACCACCTGGGCGCTCTGGCCGCCCAGCCGGCGGAGCGCCGGCCCGTGCGGGTGCTGATCGTCCACGGCCCGGGGCGCGACGCCTGGCCGGAAGAGGTCGTGCCGGGCGGGGCGCCGTTCGCGATCGACTACGCCGAACTGCCGGAGCTGGCGTACGACGCCGAGCCGCGGGCCGACGCCGACCGGCTCGCCGCGGCGCTCGGCGCGGCGCTGGCCGCCGAGGGCTTCGATCGCAACGCCACCGTGCTGCACACGCACAACCACGCCCTCGGCAAGAACGCCTCGCTGCCCGGGGCGCTCGCCCTGCTGGCCGGCGAGGGATGGCGCCATCTGTTGCAGTGCCACGACTTTGCCGAAGACAACCGGCCGGAGAACTACCGGCATCTGGCCGAAGCGCTCCAGGCCGAATCCCTGAAGGCGGGGGACCCGCACAGGCTCGGCGCCAAGCTCTACCCGCAGGCGCCGCAGATCCACTACGCCACCCTCACCGAGCGCGACGCCGCGGTGCTGGCCGAGGCGGGCGTGGCGGCCGAGCGGCTTTCGGCGTTGCCGAACCCGGCGGCGGGGTTGGGATCGCTGCCCTCGCAGGCGGAGGCGCGGGGGCCGGTCTTCGAGAAACTCGGCCTGCCTGCCGAGGCTCGGCTGGTGGTTTACCCGGTGCGCGGGATCCG
This genomic window contains:
- a CDS encoding DUF2513 domain-containing protein — encoded protein: MKRDIDLTRQILLDIEGQGSDCATAALRPGVAVDAQERVRYHLRLLIDGGLVKEVDRTTAGVPCVRLTHAGHEFLELARVESRWADAKRVCLDQTGGLSLTVIKSVLVRWSVDATAVEDHRTPRRWRRPAYVRPYSTGVESRYVETSPYTARPYATRTWYEPETVVDDDLRLVRSRETYRTPYRERYHWSTPETNGYAYPTELNGHADDSLPIYVV
- a CDS encoding AMP-binding protein is translated as MSTDSLSYLSQDHATRDSATGFSTEGLGAAQTLVDVLRERAANEPNHMALEFLGDGHSAGEDDQAFTYGQLDRRARAIAAKLRLELEPGDRAMLVYPAGLDFVSAFVGCLYAGVVAVPATHPKPRRPMPRMSRIAEDSGAPVVLTTSRTFEAIDFDQQDEAVRALHWIETDSLGVASDEPLASTHEDFSPTFDDLAFLQYTSGSTSEPKGVMVSHGNLAANLWAIRRSFGIDEALADGAEPNAVFWLPAYHDMGLIGGVLTPLFVGGTSVLMSPAAFLQRPVRWLRAIQKYRATISGAPNFAYEYCVRRISADDRAGLDLGTLRLSFCGAEPVRADTLRDFADAFEPYGFNPRVFYPCYGLAEATLLAAGGEHDQNPTLLSVDRQALGENRVVAPRSEASQELVGCGSAPRHHRLLIVDPKTLRALPEGVVGEILVQGPSVARGYWRREETNDATFRARVPNEPGVWLRTGDLGFLHGGPSNDAALSGAPELFVTGRLKDVIILRGRNHYPQDIEQTAEDAHPAVLPGAAFLVDEETDPRLVVVCQVDRTCEKTEHPRVAREIRSAVVERHGIDPSAVVLIRMATLPITSSGKVQRSLCRERYLAGDLRDVYVMKIEASRPAKADVADMARADMARTAVAGASQLPDSAEAVETWLMAWLVERLDLSETEVYRDRPFAELGVDSVAAVELSAELEEAFGVELSPIVAWNHPTPASLAEYLVSGRHAQEADEPELTLEAASTTAGPDAAATGDAELDSLLAEMENLSPEEAAKLLSGEE
- a CDS encoding GNAT family N-acetyltransferase, which encodes MDEITIIEADLAHEDHQLWVLAMEDAYAADPLGNGGPIDPEARERLLGALAAHPTTMIWLAMRGGTNAAKPVGIAVCFLGFSTFAAKPLINVHDLSVIEACRGRGVGRQLLAAVAAKGRELGCCRLTLEVLEHNPARRLYESAGFKQATYAEDAGGALFMMKPL